In one Magallana gigas chromosome 7, xbMagGiga1.1, whole genome shotgun sequence genomic region, the following are encoded:
- the LOC136269804 gene encoding uncharacterized protein, which yields MSLPGWVKEAVEEGQDLSTCMEMWKHACEVEREERQARREKEKDELEMQRIKMENDEKERKRLHDKDLEEKKLEVRMKELELQERKMRERETNPVAMVEREAKHEVKFILPKYVEGEDIDVFLRSFERLATLHKWQKAEWALRLIPQLTGKALDTYARLGEVEANDYDVIKNAILKRYNLTASTYRDKFRGCKQFSSETFREFSSRATNYFDHWCQMEKVNKNHDNLVDVLMREQLTNSSSRDLQIWLKERQPKSVEEMIELAEAYQNAHKGNQVMNKGPVPQREVRNQGNGVKSNNNPMVGQNREEKKCFQCRRVGHFMNNCPLRKQVPKNSSPGFNDKGQPTQGYTGKDKAGLIHSPTISRKGVAVELPVIVDEKKSVIESVICQSGLRIETGTVNGKSASVLRDTGCTAILVSDRFVSDDDKTGVTSDVTLANGSSQRCPEVWIQVDTPYVKGKVVALVMNSPFADLIVGNFTRVDIPVERSTSPVKPDDEMCQAVETRASAKKVSQDKDEGIGDRSVVHDIVSRNEWIEEQGKDPSLEQCRNKEVSEGTKNGRSYIMKENRMMYRVFTTVTDEVLKQVIVPIDYPFQRVAIDMVGPLPKTKRGNQYILVMCDYATKYPEAIPLRSQDAEVVAEAMMEVFTRLGVPKEILSDQGTNFMSSLITELCKLLSIRKLNTTPYHPQANGLVERFNGTLKRMLQIYAQDEPGKWDKLLPYLLFAYREVPQETTGFSPFELLYGRYVRGPLGILKESLEEDEAESQLQPSVLSYILETREKLAKMADIVSENEEVSKIEQKRYYDRKARHRSFEVGDKVLVLLPTSTKKLLAQWKGPVSVTEKVSPVDYRVQYDNGVRKVYHINMLKRWIERDDDNVVSDEKVMTAVCHADSSDDDDEWIGNPLLHVRDTVNDVTISQRLTQKQKGELQDCLDQFSSVLSNVPGRTSLLKHRVVTTSEIPVFQKPYQIPHALRDEVKRELSVMLEAGIVEQSVSPYASPVVIIPKKDQSIRFCVDYRRLNAVTQFDPEPNAQIEEIIDRLGEAKYLSKLDLTKGYWQILLDNEAKEKSAFITPFGHYQFTVMPFGMMNSAATFNRLVRKILMGHEEYSDAFIDDIIIFSKDWNSHVGHVKAVLTSIQNAGLTANPKKCEFAARELEFLGHLVGNGQKSKSMTYFLS from the exons GGAGAATGatgaaaaagagagaaaacgTCTGCATGATAAAGATCTTGAAGAGAAAAAGTTAGAGGTGAGAATGAAAGAGTTAGAACTACAAGAAAGAAAGATGAGAGAGCGGGAGACTAATCCAGTAGCAATGGTAGAGAGAGAAGCGAAACACGAGGTTAAGTTTATCTTACCAAAATATGTTGAAGGTGAAGACATAGATGTTTTCTTAAGATCTTTTGAGCGTTTAGCAACTCTTCACAAGTGGCAGAAAGCAGAGTGGGCTCTCAGACTGATACCACAACTGACAGGTAAGGCGTTAGATACATATGCACGGTTAGGAGAAGTTGAAGCAAATGACTACGATGTCATAAAGAACGCTATTCTGAAGCGGTACAATCTTACAGCTAGCACGTACAGAGATAAGTTCAGAGGGTGTAAGCAATTTTCCAGTGAAACTTTTAGGGAGTTTAGTAGTCGAGCTACCAATTATTTTGACCATTGGTGTCAGATggaaaaagtaaacaaaaatcatGATAATCTGGTAGATGTTCTGATGCGTGAACAGCTTACAAATAGTTCTTCTAGAGATCTTCAGATATGGTTGAAAGAGAGACAACCTAAGTCTGTAGAGGAGATGATAGAATTGGCAGAGGCTTACCAGAACGCACATAAAGGTAACCAGGTAATGAACAAAGGACCTGTGCCGCAGAGAGAGGTAAGAAACCAAGGTAATGGTgttaaaagcaataacaatcCTATGGTCGGTCAAAACAGGGaagagaaaaaatgttttcagtgTCGTAGAGTAGGTCACTTTATGAACAACTGTCCTCTACGGAAACAGGTACCCAAGAATTCTAGTCCTGGCTTTAATGATAAAGGTCAACCAACTCAGGGATATACTGGTAAGGATAAAGCAGGTTTGATTCATTCTCCTACTATATCGAGAAAGGGAGTGGCAGTGGAGCTTCCGGTTATAGTAGATGAGAAGAAGTCTGTCATTGAGTCAGTTATTTGTCAGAGTGGACTTAGAATCGAAACAGGTACAGTGAACGGTAAGAGTGCATCAGTACTCAGAGATACCGGGTGCACTGCGATTTTAGTATCTGACAGATTTGTTAGTGATGATGACAAGACAGGGGTGACAAGTGATGTTACCCTGGCAAACGGAAGTTCACAAAGATGTCCAGAGGTCTGGATACAGGTAGACACCCCTTATGTGAAAGGTAAGGTTGTTGCTTTGGTGATGAACTCTCCATTTGCTGATTTGATTGTTGGTAACTTTACTAGGGTAGATATTCCAGTGGAGAGATCTACAAGCCCTGTTAAGCCAGATGATGAAATGTGTCAGGCAGTGGAAACTAGAGCTTCAGCAAAAAAGGTATCACAAGATAAAGATGAAGGTATTGGGGATAGATCTGTGGTACACGACATAGTCTCCAGAAATGAGTGGATAGAGGAACAAGGTAAGGATCCTAGTTTGGAACAGTGTAGAAACAAAGAAGTATCTGAAGGAACGAAGAATGGTAGAAGTTATATCATGAAGGAAAACAGAATGATGTATAGAGTATTTACGACAGTTACTGACGAGGTTCTAAAGCAAGTAATTGTACCAA TTGATTATCCATTCCAGCGTGTGGCGATTGACATGGTTGGACCTTTGCCAAAAACGAAACGAGGTAATCAGTACATTTTAGTGATGTGTGATTACGCCACTAAGTATCCTGAAGCAATACCCCTCAGAAGTCAAGATGCAGAAGTTGTAGCGGAAGCTATGATGGAAGTTTTTACGAGACTTGGTGTTCCCAAAGAGATACTATCTGACCAAGGTACCAACTTTATGTCCTCATTAATTACAGAGCTTTGTAAATTGTTAAGCATACGCAAACTCAACACAACTCCGTACCATCCACAAGCCAACGGTCTCGTTGAAAGGTTCAATGGAACGCTAAAGAGAATGCTTCAGATTTATGCTCAAGACGAACCAGGTAAGTGGGACAAATTGTTACCTTATTTGTTGTTCGCATACAGAGAGGTTCCCCAAGAGACAACTGGATTTTCTCCTTTTGAACTACTTTACGGAAGGTATGTGAGAGGTCCTCTAGGAATACTTAAAGAGAGTTTGGAGGAAGATGAGGCGGAGAGTCAATTACAGCCATCAGTACTGAGTTATATTCTTGAAACCAGGGAAAAGCTGGCAAAGATGGCGGACATTGTGTCAGAAAATGAAGAAGTAAGTAAAATTGAACAGAAAAGGTATTACGATCGGAAAGCAAGGCATCGATCTTTTGAAGTTGGTGACAAGGTACTGGTTTTATTACCTACAAGTACAAAGAAGTTATTAGCTCAGTGGAAGGGACCAGTGTCTGTTACAGAGAAAGTAAGTCCAGTCGATTATAGGGTTCAGTATGATAACGGTGTCAGAAAGGTGTACCACATCAACATGTTGAAACGGTGGATAGAGAGGGATGATGACAACGTTGTAAGTGATGAGAAAGTAATGACTGCGGTCTGTCACGCAGACTCTtcagatgatgatgatgagtgGATCGGGAATCCGCTTTTGCATGTTAGAGATACGGTTAACGATGTAACAATTTCTCAAAGGCTGACGCAGAAACAAAAAGGTGAGTTACAAGATTGCTTGGATCAATTTAGTTCTGTTTTGTCCAATGTTCCAGGTCGAACTAGTCTGTTGAAACATCGTGTGGTAACTACAAGTGAAATACCAGTTTTTCAGAAACCTTATCAGATACCACATGCATTGAGGGATGAGGTCAAAAGAGAGTTATCAGTAATGTTGGAGGCAGGTATAGTAGAGCAGTCGGTAAGTCCATATGCCTCACCTGTGGTAATCATTCCCAAGAAAGACCAATCTATTAGGTTTTGTGTAGATTACCGTAGACTAAACGCTGTAACTCAATTTGATCCAGAGCCTAATGCGCAGATAGAGGAAATCATTGACAGATTGGGAGAAGCTAAATATCTTAGTAAGTTAGATCTCACTAAAGGATACTGGCAAATTTTACTGGACAATGAAGCAAAGGAAAAGAGTGCGTTCATCACACCATTTGGCCATTATCAGTTTACTGTGATGCCATTTGGTATGATGAATTCAGCAGCTACTTTCAACAGATTGGTAAGAAAGATCTTAATGGGTCATGAAGAGTATTCAGATGCTTTTATTGATGACATTATCATTTTCAGTAAAGACTGGAACAGTCATGTGGGTCATGTAAAAGCAGTTCTTACATCTATTCAGAACGCAGGTCTTACAGCAAATCCAAAGAAATGTGAGTTTGCGGCTAGAGAATTGGAATTTCTAGGTCATTTAGTCGGAAATGGTCAG aaaagtaagtcaatgacctactttttgagttaa